Proteins encoded within one genomic window of Oncorhynchus nerka isolate Pitt River linkage group LG9b, Oner_Uvic_2.0, whole genome shotgun sequence:
- the map2k2b gene encoding dual specificity mitogen-activated protein kinase kinase 2b: protein MAPKKRPVRLNITPTAGEGGLSTSTTIAAASDANLEALQKKLEELDLDEQQKKRLENFLTQKAKVGELKDDDFHRICELGVGNGGVVNKVCHKPSGLVMARKLIHLEIKPAIRNQIIRELQLLHECNSPYIVSFYGSFYSDGEISICMEHMDGGSLDQVLKEARRIPEEILGKVSIAVLRGLAYLREKHQIMHRDVKPSNILVNSRGEIKLCDFGVSGQLIDSMANSFVGTRSYMSPERLQGTHYSVQSDVWSMGLSLVELSIGRYPIPPPDAKELEAIFGRPIMDGTEGEMHSSTSPRPRPPGGRPASGHGPAMAIFELLDYIVNEPPPKLPHGVFTSDFQDFVTRCLIKNPADRADLKMLMNHTFIKRSEVEEMDFAGWLCKTMGLNQPSTPTRTAD from the exons ATGGCCCCCAAAAAAAGACCAGTGCGCCTTAACATCACTCCCACTGCTGGTGAGGGAGGATTGTCCACCTCCACAACCATCGCAGCTGCCTCTGA TGCTAACTTGGAAGCCCTACAGAAGAAGTTGGAGGAGTTGGATCTGGACGAGCAGCAGAAGAAGCGCCTGGAGAATTTCCTTACCCAGAAGGCCAAGGTGGGCGAACTGAAAGACGATGACTTCCACCGCATTTGTGAGTTGGGTGTCGGCAACGGAGGCGTGGTCAACAAGGTGTGCCACAAACCCTCAGGCCTCGTCATGGCCAGAAAG CTGATCCATCTGGAGATCAAGCCAGCCATCAGGAACCAGATCATCAGAGAGCTACAG TTGCTACATGAGTGTAATTCTCCCTACATCGTTAGTTTCTACGGGTCCTTCTACAGCGATGGAGAGATCAGCATCTGCATGGAACACATG gATGGGGGCTCTCTGGACCAGGTGCTGAAGGAGGCCAGGAGGATCCCTGAGGAGATCCTGGGGAAAGTCAGCATCGCT GTTCTAAGAGGGTTAGCGTATCTACGAGAGAAACACCAGATCATGCACAGAG ACGTAAAGCCCTCTAATATCCTGGTCAACTCTCGTGGGGAGATCAAGCTCTGTGACTTCGGGGTGAGCGGCCAGCTGATAGACTCCATGGCCAACTCCTTCGTGGGAACACGTTCCTACATGTCG CCGGAGAGATTGCAGGGCACCCACTACTCTGTCCAGTCTGATGTGTGGAGCATGGGGCTTTCTCTGGTGGAGCTGTCTATCGGCCGGTATCCCATCCCCCCGCCTGACGCCAAGGAGCTGGAGGCCATCTTTGGCCGACCCATCATGGACGGGACCGAGGGAGAAATGCACAGCAGCACCTCTCCCCGACCCAGACCCCCCGGGGGCAGACCTGCCAGCG GCCACGGTCCTGCGATGGCCATCTTTGAGCTGCTGGACTACATCGTCAACGAG CCTCCCCCCAAGCTGCCTCATGGAGTATTCACATCTGATTTCCAGGACTTTGTGACCAGATG TCTCATCAAGAACCCAGCAGACCGGGCGGACCTGAAGATGCTGATG AACCACACTTTTATCAAGCGCtcggaggtagaggagatggactTCGCTGGCTGGCTCTGTAAAACCATGGGGCTGAACCAACCCAGCACTCCCACACGCACTGCAGACTAA